A portion of the Granulosicoccus antarcticus IMCC3135 genome contains these proteins:
- a CDS encoding H-NS family nucleoid-associated regulatory protein translates to MSENYSTMSLDKLKREKAKIEKAITAMEAKEKKAAMAKVVAIAKESGFDLAELVGNTTRAVKKAISAPAEKAAPAARKKKKVAAKRGKVAPKYRNPEDSDMTWTGRGKQPIWVRDYLAAGGTLESITI, encoded by the coding sequence ATGTCAGAAAATTACTCAACAATGAGTCTCGATAAACTGAAGCGAGAAAAGGCCAAGATCGAAAAGGCCATTACAGCCATGGAGGCGAAAGAAAAGAAAGCAGCAATGGCCAAGGTTGTGGCAATTGCCAAAGAGTCAGGCTTTGATCTGGCTGAGCTTGTCGGAAATACAACGAGAGCTGTCAAAAAAGCAATTTCTGCTCCTGCAGAAAAAGCCGCTCCTGCTGCCCGCAAGAAGAAAAAAGTAGCTGCCAAGCGCGGCAAGGTAGCTCCTAAATATCGCAACCCTGAAGATTCAGACATGACCTGGACTGGGCGGGGAAAGCAACCGATCTGGGTCAGGGACTATCTGGCCGCTGGTGGAACATTGGAATCCATCACTATCTAG
- the rimO gene encoding 30S ribosomal protein S12 methylthiotransferase RimO, producing MSTNPKVGFVSLGCPKALVDSERILTQLRTDGYDVVPDYQSADLVVVNTCGFIDSAVAESMEAIGEALDENGRVIVTGCLGVKAEDIQAKYPKVLAVTGPQAYEEVVGAVHQHLPHSYTHDPFIDLVPPQGIKLTPRHYAYLKISEGCNHRCSFCIIPSMRGDLVSRDIGDVMAEAERLKAAGVRELLIISQDTSAYGVDIRYRTAFWNGRPIKTRMKELCEALGELGIWVRLHYVYPYPHVDNIIPLMAEGKILPYLDIPFQHASPKILKSMKRPAASENNLTRIKAWREICPELTIRSTFIAGFPGETDDDFEQLLDFLDEAQLDRVGCFAYSPVDGAKANQLENQVPEELKQERLQRFMEKQAAISAQRLQSKVGTRQIVLLDSVGEQQAIARSYSDAPEIDGVVHIAVDDYEIEAGDFIEVDIVSADEHDLFGKIVGE from the coding sequence ATGTCCACAAATCCGAAGGTCGGCTTCGTCAGTCTAGGTTGCCCCAAGGCACTGGTTGACTCCGAACGCATTCTTACCCAACTGCGCACCGATGGCTACGATGTCGTGCCTGACTATCAGTCGGCTGATCTTGTTGTTGTTAATACCTGTGGTTTTATTGATAGTGCCGTGGCTGAGTCCATGGAAGCCATCGGCGAGGCTCTGGATGAAAATGGGCGCGTTATCGTCACCGGTTGTTTGGGTGTCAAAGCTGAAGATATTCAGGCTAAATACCCCAAAGTGCTCGCAGTGACCGGACCTCAGGCTTACGAGGAAGTGGTTGGGGCTGTTCACCAGCATCTTCCGCACAGCTACACGCACGATCCATTTATCGATCTGGTGCCACCCCAAGGCATCAAGCTTACGCCCCGGCATTACGCTTATTTGAAGATATCCGAAGGCTGCAACCATCGCTGTAGTTTCTGCATTATCCCGTCCATGCGAGGGGATCTGGTCAGTCGTGATATCGGTGATGTGATGGCCGAGGCCGAGCGTTTGAAAGCAGCAGGCGTCCGAGAGCTGCTGATTATCTCGCAGGACACCAGTGCTTATGGTGTGGATATCCGGTATCGCACGGCATTCTGGAATGGTCGTCCCATCAAGACACGCATGAAGGAGCTGTGCGAAGCTTTGGGTGAGTTGGGGATCTGGGTACGATTGCATTATGTTTATCCTTACCCGCATGTCGATAACATCATTCCCCTGATGGCGGAAGGCAAAATTCTGCCTTACCTGGATATACCCTTCCAGCATGCCAGCCCTAAAATACTGAAAAGCATGAAGCGCCCGGCGGCGTCTGAAAACAATCTGACACGTATTAAAGCGTGGCGAGAAATCTGCCCAGAGCTCACCATCAGAAGCACCTTTATTGCAGGCTTCCCCGGTGAGACTGATGATGATTTCGAGCAGTTGCTTGATTTTCTTGATGAAGCTCAACTCGACCGGGTGGGTTGCTTTGCTTATTCTCCCGTGGATGGCGCCAAGGCCAATCAGCTGGAAAACCAGGTGCCTGAAGAATTGAAACAGGAGCGCCTGCAGCGTTTTATGGAAAAACAGGCCGCTATCAGTGCGCAGCGTTTACAGTCCAAGGTCGGCACTCGACAGATCGTTCTGTTGGACTCAGTGGGCGAACAGCAGGCCATTGCTCGTAGTTACAGTGATGCTCCCGAGATAGATGGTGTTGTGCATATTGCCGTTGACGATTATGAAATTGAAGCCGGTGACTTTATAGAAGTGGATATTGTCAGTGCGGATGAGCATGATCTGTTCGGAAAAATTGTCGGCGAATAA
- a CDS encoding methylenetetrahydrofolate reductase, translating to MSQLSLSYEFFPPRSEAQQRRFWCTLGCLQTLNPAYISMTWGALGSTSAASLEILEHLVKDATVPVTAHLSCSGQTEAQMKPMIEKLEALGITRFLALRGDVPAEASGHDATLSHASHLVSLLAQDPRRDISVAAYPEVHPESASAESDMKWLKHKLDAGAKRAITQFFFEADTFLRFRDKAVATGITQTLVPGILPIHDIQKVADFSSRCGATVPDHLIERFGRATTEESRYSAAVEQCVNLCQRLRQEGVNEFHLYTLNQSTLSSAVSTELMGKSVESIVAA from the coding sequence ATGTCTCAGCTCTCTCTGTCTTACGAATTCTTCCCGCCTCGCAGTGAGGCTCAGCAGCGCCGTTTCTGGTGTACGCTGGGTTGCCTGCAGACGCTGAATCCTGCTTATATATCAATGACATGGGGAGCTTTAGGGTCAACCTCAGCGGCAAGTCTTGAGATTCTGGAGCACCTGGTCAAGGATGCAACAGTACCTGTCACTGCCCATCTCAGCTGCTCTGGACAGACAGAAGCGCAGATGAAACCCATGATCGAGAAGCTGGAAGCCTTGGGTATTACGCGCTTTCTTGCACTTCGCGGTGATGTGCCGGCTGAGGCCAGTGGACATGATGCGACTCTGTCGCATGCCTCACATCTAGTCTCTTTGCTGGCTCAAGACCCGAGGCGTGACATCAGTGTGGCGGCCTACCCGGAAGTTCATCCTGAATCCGCGTCTGCAGAGTCGGATATGAAGTGGCTGAAACATAAGCTGGATGCGGGTGCCAAGCGGGCGATTACCCAGTTTTTCTTTGAAGCTGATACTTTTTTGCGTTTTCGCGATAAAGCGGTAGCCACGGGCATTACCCAAACACTGGTGCCGGGCATTCTTCCGATTCATGATATTCAGAAAGTGGCCGATTTCAGCAGTCGTTGTGGTGCAACAGTCCCTGATCATCTGATTGAACGATTTGGACGCGCAACGACAGAAGAATCACGCTATAGCGCTGCTGTGGAGCAATGTGTGAACCTTTGCCAGCGATTACGTCAAGAAGGTGTGAATGAATTTCACCTATATACTTTGAATCAATCAACATTATCGAGTGCTGTCAGCACCGAGTTGATGGGTAAATCGGTAGAGTCGATTGTCGCTGCGTAA